A stretch of the Nicotiana tabacum cultivar K326 chromosome 6, ASM71507v2, whole genome shotgun sequence genome encodes the following:
- the LOC107827214 gene encoding uncharacterized protein LOC107827214 isoform X2, with the protein MEAMSFGSKRKRKKDKRVGRPKGSRNKVNLEARKLLGEATLCYAAGKYTEALKLLHEVILLEPTCDAYHTLAVVYDAIGEKRKSMYFYELAALFMPRDTSLWKLLLSWSLEQGNAADVNKYLPKAIAAEPEDISLRLLSASHYIELKEYEKAAKAYEKVFQINPDNIEACISAVKLYKQIGKTEHSLVMLEDYLKYHTSDADPIIIDMLANICIENGEYAKALQHIEGCFMGREWPLNLTAKAGICHIYLGNLSKAETLLKAFGLENANDNVDSVVETADTLKILEHYEYALHYYLMLEESRGVGDGILNLKIAQCYLSLEKKEEAIGFFYRAVHSLEDNVDVRINLASLLLEEKKENEAISLLSPPVIDFGADSCSEKSKFWWYDEKVRLKLAKIYQTKTMLQEFVDVFFPLVSQLITSETTEQQVSKKKKLSTSELIERARVLENNQVDNLFQKFKPAATAAEREKAARAKRLLQRRTNLKEEMKLKALASGMDWQSEESDDECWPKKKKKLPTPQLLRDEENHQLVIDLAKALASLGRHEEALDVCKWIMNFSSNVISSDKIEELTLLGAQMAYNVIDPRRGYDFVRDILQRHPYKISVWNYYFKALCKMEIYRHKHSRFLRRIREKEKECVPPIIIKGHQFSMGSLYQAAAEEYLHAYKLLPDSLFVNLCVGTSLINLAFDVRLKNKHQCVVQGMAFLFKYLKLCGESQEALFNIARAYHHVSLMSLAASYYEKVIAGCIEKQLTTLT; encoded by the coding sequence ATGGAAGCCATGAGTTTTGGAAGTAAAAGGAAACGAAAAAAGGACAAACGAGTTGGAAGGCCAAAGGGCTCCAGAAACAAGGTAAATCTTGAGGCCAGAAAGTTATTAGGGGAAGCCACTCTTTGCTATGCTGCCGGTAAATATACAGAGGCATTGAAACTGTTACATGAAGTCATTCTGCTAGAACCTACGTGTGATGCATATCATACACTTGCTGTTGTATATGATGCAATTGGTGAAAAGAGAAAGTCCATGTATTTTTACGAACTTGCCGCTTTATTTATGCCACGAGACACCTCATTATGGAAGTTGCTTCTGTCGTGGTCTTTAGAACAAGGGAATGCTGCTGATGTAAATAAGTACCTTCCTAAGGCAATAGCTGCAGAACCTGAAGATATTTCACTCAGACTCCTTTCTGCATCCCATTACATTGAGTTGAAAGAATATGAGAAAGCTGCCAAGGCATATGAGAAAGTATTTCAAATTAATCCGGACAATATTGAAGCATGCATATCAGCAGTGAAGTTGTATAAGCAAATTGGTAAAACTGAACATTCCCTTGTGATGCTGGAGGATTATCTTAAATATCACACATCAGATGCTGATCCAATAATTATTGATATGCTGGCTAATATATGCATTGAAAATGGAGAATACGCTAAAGCTCTTCAACATATTGAAGGATGTTTTATGGGGAGAGAATGGCCATTGAATCTAACAGCAAAAGCAGGAATCTGCCACATTTATCTTGGAAATCTGAGTAAAGCTGAAACCTTattgaaggcttttggactagaAAATGCAAATGATAATGTTGATTCAGTTGTTGAAACTGCAGACACATTAAAGATTCTTGAGCACTATGAATATGCTTTACATTACTATTTGATGTTAGAAGAAAGTCGGGGAGTTGGTGATGGAATCTTGAATTTGAAAATTGCACAATGTTACCTGTCATTGGAGAAAAAGGAAGAGGCAATTGGATTCTTCTACAGAGCTGTACATTCACTTGAGGACAATGTTGATGTGCGAATAAATTTAGCCTCTCTTCTTCttgaagaaaagaaggaaaatgaagcCATATCATTGCTCTCCCCACCAGTTATAGATTTTGGAGCAGATTCATGCAGCGAGAAGTCTAAGTTTTGGTGGTATGATGAGAAAGTAAGATTAAAGCTTGCtaagatttatcagactaaaaCTATGCTTCAAGAGTTTGTAGATGTATTTTTCCCCCTGGTTAGTCAATTAATCACCTCCGAAACAACAGAGCAGCAGGTTTCTAAAAAGAAAAAGCTTTCAACGAGTGAGCTGATTGAAAGAGCTAGAGTGTTGGAAAACAATCAGGTCGACAACCTATTTCAGAAATTTAAACCAGCAGCTACTGCTGCTGAGCGTGAAAAAGCTGCTAGAGCAAAGAGGCTCCTTCAACGGAGAACAAATTTGAAGGAGGAAATGAAATTGAAAGCATTAGCTTCTGGTATGGACTGGCAAAGTGAAGAGTCAGACGATGAATGTtggccaaagaagaagaagaaactccCAACTCCTCAGCTCTTAAGAGACGAGGAAAATCATCAGCTTGTTATTGACTTGGCCAAAGCGTTGGCGTCTCTAGGGAGACATGAAGAAGCATTGGATGTTTGTAAATGGATCATGAACTTTTCTTCTAATGTGATATCTTCTGACAAAATTGAAGAGCTTACACTTCTTGGAGCTCAGATGGCATACAATGTGATAGATCCTAGACGTGGGTATGATTTTGTCAGGGATATTCTTCAGCGACATCCTTACAAAATATCAGTGTGGAATTACTACTTTAAAGCACTATGCAAAATGGAGATTTATCGGCATAAGCATTCTCGATTCTTGCGTAGGATTCGGGAAAAGGAGAAAGAATGTGTACCTCCAATTATCATTAAGGGGCATCAGTTTAGTATGGGCAGCCTATATCAAGCTGCTGCAGAAGAATACCTACATGCCTACAAGCTTCTTCCTGATAGTCTATTTGTTAATCTTTGTGTTGGGACTTCATTGATTAATCTAGCCTTTGATGTCAGACTTAAGAATAAGCATCAGTGCGTGGTACAGGGCATGGCATTTTTATTCAAGTATCTAAAACTTTGTGGAGAGAGTCAAGAAGCATTATTCAACATAGCTCGAGCATATCATCATGTGAGCCTTATGTCTTTAGCCGCTTCATATTATGAGAAG
- the LOC107827214 gene encoding uncharacterized protein LOC107827214 isoform X1, with protein MEAMSFGSKRKRKKDKRVGRPKGSRNKVNLEARKLLGEATLCYAAGKYTEALKLLHEVILLEPTCDAYHTLAVVYDAIGEKRKSMYFYELAALFMPRDTSLWKLLLSWSLEQGNAADVNKYLPKAIAAEPEDISLRLLSASHYIELKEYEKAAKAYEKVFQINPDNIEACISAVKLYKQIGKTEHSLVMLEDYLKYHTSDADPIIIDMLANICIENGEYAKALQHIEGCFMGREWPLNLTAKAGICHIYLGNLSKAETLLKAFGLENANDNVDSVVETADTLKILEHYEYALHYYLMLEESRGVGDGILNLKIAQCYLSLEKKEEAIGFFYRAVHSLEDNVDVRINLASLLLEEKKENEAISLLSPPVIDFGADSCSEKSKFWWYDEKVRLKLAKIYQTKTMLQEFVDVFFPLVSQLITSETTEQQVSKKKKLSTSELIERARVLENNQVDNLFQKFKPAATAAEREKAARAKRLLQRRTNLKEEMKLKALASGMDWQSEESDDECWPKKKKKLPTPQLLRDEENHQLVIDLAKALASLGRHEEALDVCKWIMNFSSNVISSDKIEELTLLGAQMAYNVIDPRRGYDFVRDILQRHPYKISVWNYYFKALCKMEIYRHKHSRFLRRIREKEKECVPPIIIKGHQFSMGSLYQAAAEEYLHAYKLLPDSLFVNLCVGTSLINLAFDVRLKNKHQCVVQGMAFLFKYLKLCGESQEALFNIARAYHHVSLMSLAASYYEKVLSIRENDYPIPQLPYESQHLRENQNSGYCRLHREAAYNLDLIYKTSGALDLARQVLRDYCTL; from the coding sequence ATGGAAGCCATGAGTTTTGGAAGTAAAAGGAAACGAAAAAAGGACAAACGAGTTGGAAGGCCAAAGGGCTCCAGAAACAAGGTAAATCTTGAGGCCAGAAAGTTATTAGGGGAAGCCACTCTTTGCTATGCTGCCGGTAAATATACAGAGGCATTGAAACTGTTACATGAAGTCATTCTGCTAGAACCTACGTGTGATGCATATCATACACTTGCTGTTGTATATGATGCAATTGGTGAAAAGAGAAAGTCCATGTATTTTTACGAACTTGCCGCTTTATTTATGCCACGAGACACCTCATTATGGAAGTTGCTTCTGTCGTGGTCTTTAGAACAAGGGAATGCTGCTGATGTAAATAAGTACCTTCCTAAGGCAATAGCTGCAGAACCTGAAGATATTTCACTCAGACTCCTTTCTGCATCCCATTACATTGAGTTGAAAGAATATGAGAAAGCTGCCAAGGCATATGAGAAAGTATTTCAAATTAATCCGGACAATATTGAAGCATGCATATCAGCAGTGAAGTTGTATAAGCAAATTGGTAAAACTGAACATTCCCTTGTGATGCTGGAGGATTATCTTAAATATCACACATCAGATGCTGATCCAATAATTATTGATATGCTGGCTAATATATGCATTGAAAATGGAGAATACGCTAAAGCTCTTCAACATATTGAAGGATGTTTTATGGGGAGAGAATGGCCATTGAATCTAACAGCAAAAGCAGGAATCTGCCACATTTATCTTGGAAATCTGAGTAAAGCTGAAACCTTattgaaggcttttggactagaAAATGCAAATGATAATGTTGATTCAGTTGTTGAAACTGCAGACACATTAAAGATTCTTGAGCACTATGAATATGCTTTACATTACTATTTGATGTTAGAAGAAAGTCGGGGAGTTGGTGATGGAATCTTGAATTTGAAAATTGCACAATGTTACCTGTCATTGGAGAAAAAGGAAGAGGCAATTGGATTCTTCTACAGAGCTGTACATTCACTTGAGGACAATGTTGATGTGCGAATAAATTTAGCCTCTCTTCTTCttgaagaaaagaaggaaaatgaagcCATATCATTGCTCTCCCCACCAGTTATAGATTTTGGAGCAGATTCATGCAGCGAGAAGTCTAAGTTTTGGTGGTATGATGAGAAAGTAAGATTAAAGCTTGCtaagatttatcagactaaaaCTATGCTTCAAGAGTTTGTAGATGTATTTTTCCCCCTGGTTAGTCAATTAATCACCTCCGAAACAACAGAGCAGCAGGTTTCTAAAAAGAAAAAGCTTTCAACGAGTGAGCTGATTGAAAGAGCTAGAGTGTTGGAAAACAATCAGGTCGACAACCTATTTCAGAAATTTAAACCAGCAGCTACTGCTGCTGAGCGTGAAAAAGCTGCTAGAGCAAAGAGGCTCCTTCAACGGAGAACAAATTTGAAGGAGGAAATGAAATTGAAAGCATTAGCTTCTGGTATGGACTGGCAAAGTGAAGAGTCAGACGATGAATGTtggccaaagaagaagaagaaactccCAACTCCTCAGCTCTTAAGAGACGAGGAAAATCATCAGCTTGTTATTGACTTGGCCAAAGCGTTGGCGTCTCTAGGGAGACATGAAGAAGCATTGGATGTTTGTAAATGGATCATGAACTTTTCTTCTAATGTGATATCTTCTGACAAAATTGAAGAGCTTACACTTCTTGGAGCTCAGATGGCATACAATGTGATAGATCCTAGACGTGGGTATGATTTTGTCAGGGATATTCTTCAGCGACATCCTTACAAAATATCAGTGTGGAATTACTACTTTAAAGCACTATGCAAAATGGAGATTTATCGGCATAAGCATTCTCGATTCTTGCGTAGGATTCGGGAAAAGGAGAAAGAATGTGTACCTCCAATTATCATTAAGGGGCATCAGTTTAGTATGGGCAGCCTATATCAAGCTGCTGCAGAAGAATACCTACATGCCTACAAGCTTCTTCCTGATAGTCTATTTGTTAATCTTTGTGTTGGGACTTCATTGATTAATCTAGCCTTTGATGTCAGACTTAAGAATAAGCATCAGTGCGTGGTACAGGGCATGGCATTTTTATTCAAGTATCTAAAACTTTGTGGAGAGAGTCAAGAAGCATTATTCAACATAGCTCGAGCATATCATCATGTGAGCCTTATGTCTTTAGCCGCTTCATATTATGAGAAGGTGCTTTCTATTCGGGAAAACGATTATCCTATTCCCCAGCTTCC